In Flammeovirgaceae bacterium, a single window of DNA contains:
- a CDS encoding 3'-5' exonuclease domain-containing protein 2, whose product MPGQPTDNGQKPTITKEEVNALPLASFDGKVRLITEREQVAAAFEEINSHEVVGFDTETRPSFHKGQSYKVSLLQLALPDKAFLIRLNCTGLTHEMVSFFENDEILKAGVGIRDDIKALQKLKRFHAGGFVELSAIARNKGLQVESVKKLAGLVLGFRISKSAQTSNWEAKHFTEKQISYAATDAWVCLKLYLSLMKYG is encoded by the coding sequence ATGCCCGGCCAACCAACGGATAACGGGCAAAAACCAACCATTACCAAAGAAGAGGTCAACGCGCTCCCCTTGGCCTCTTTCGATGGGAAGGTGCGCCTCATCACCGAAAGGGAACAGGTGGCTGCCGCTTTTGAAGAAATAAATTCCCACGAGGTGGTAGGGTTTGACACCGAAACCCGGCCGAGTTTTCACAAAGGCCAGTCGTACAAGGTTTCCCTCCTGCAGCTGGCCCTCCCGGACAAGGCTTTCCTTATCCGGCTAAACTGCACCGGCCTCACCCATGAAATGGTTTCGTTTTTTGAAAACGATGAAATACTAAAGGCGGGCGTAGGCATTAGGGACGACATAAAGGCCCTTCAAAAATTAAAGCGCTTCCATGCCGGTGGCTTTGTGGAGCTATCGGCCATCGCACGGAATAAAGGGCTGCAAGTGGAAAGCGTAAAAAAACTCGCAGGGCTGGTGCTGGGGTTCCGGATTTCAAAAAGTGCGCAAACAAGCAATTGGGAAGCCAAACATTTTACGGAGAAGCAAATCAGCTACGCGGCCACGGATGCATGGGTGTGCCTGAAGCTTTACCTTTCCTTGATGAAATACGGTTAA
- the rsgA gene encoding ribosome small subunit-dependent GTPase A yields the protein MKGRVMRSTGMWYKVLGEDSHVYTCRARGKFRLDDIKESNPIAVGDFVAFEPGQREGLITALLPRENLIERRSVKKTGHSHVLAANVDQAMLIATLLQPRTSLGFIDRFLVSAEAYRVPQVIVFNKKDVLDNEQAKAQSDLAHLYSSLGITVKTISATEDESLDDIHAVLHGKATLVAGHSGVGKSTILNRLSDAVNQPVSSISGFSEKGTHTTTFAEMFPINPSTFVIDTPGIKEWGLMDMNDQEISDYFPEMRERRPHCKYGPRCLHLSEPGCAILAAVESGDIAQCRYQSYVSMIADEDNRR from the coding sequence ATGAAAGGGCGCGTGATGAGGTCTACCGGGATGTGGTACAAAGTGTTGGGCGAGGACTCCCATGTGTACACCTGCCGGGCGCGTGGCAAATTCCGCCTGGACGATATCAAGGAATCCAACCCTATTGCCGTAGGCGATTTTGTGGCCTTTGAACCGGGGCAAAGAGAGGGCCTCATCACCGCGCTCCTTCCACGGGAAAACCTGATTGAAAGAAGGTCGGTAAAAAAAACAGGGCACAGCCATGTGCTGGCCGCCAATGTGGACCAGGCCATGCTCATCGCCACCCTCCTCCAACCGCGCACCTCGCTGGGCTTTATCGACCGGTTTCTCGTTTCGGCTGAAGCGTACAGGGTCCCCCAGGTAATCGTATTCAACAAAAAAGACGTATTGGACAATGAGCAGGCCAAGGCCCAAAGCGACCTGGCCCACCTGTATTCGTCCCTGGGGATCACCGTTAAAACCATTTCGGCCACGGAAGACGAAAGCCTGGATGACATCCATGCCGTCCTGCACGGAAAGGCCACGCTTGTTGCCGGCCATTCGGGCGTGGGCAAGAGCACGATTTTAAACCGGCTGTCGGATGCGGTCAACCAGCCCGTAAGCAGTATCTCGGGTTTTTCTGAAAAAGGCACACACACCACCACTTTTGCCGAAATGTTCCCAATCAACCCCTCCACCTTTGTCATCGACACGCCAGGCATAAAGGAGTGGGGCCTCATGGACATGAATGACCAGGAAATTTCCGATTATTTCCCGGAAATGAGGGAAAGAAGGCCCCACTGTAAATATGGGCCAAGGTGCCTCCACCTTTCCGAGCCCGGCTGTGCCATACTGGCTGCGGTGGAAAGCGGGGACATCGCGCAATGCCGATATCAAAGTTATGTGAGCATGATAGCGGACGAGGACAACCGAAGGTAA
- the nhaC gene encoding Na+/H+ antiporter NhaC, whose translation MTVEKKKPTLLHALIPIIVLIFLLAINVIVLGTDATSGPNQIGLLLAAAVAGIISIRLGYTWEEIQESMLRSINSAMGAMLILLMIGALSGTWLLSGVVPAMIYYGLKILNPTIFLFAACIACAIVSVATGSSWTTVATIGIALLGIGKALGLDEGIIAGAIISGAYFGDKMSPLSDTTNLAPAMAGTDLFTHIRYMAITTMPSMLIALAMFLVWGFMQDTSGTVANTDSVLLTIENTFNLNPLLFLVPVGVVVLIVKKVPALPALLIGSLLGGVFAIIFQPHVIDQISGVEGNYVKSSFIAVMNAMTTTINVQTDNQMITDLLTGRGMAGMLNTIWLILTAMIFGGIMESSGLLHRIAEEIIRFACSTGSLVASTAATCVFFNVTASDQYMAIAVPGRMFANTYRERGYKPELLSRTLEDSGTVTSVLVPWNTCGATQAGVLGVATMVYAPFAFFCIISPFMTVLHAYLNFKIQKDPDARPTNG comes from the coding sequence ATGACAGTAGAAAAGAAGAAACCCACCCTTCTTCACGCCCTTATACCCATTATCGTTTTGATTTTCCTCTTGGCGATCAATGTGATCGTATTGGGCACGGATGCCACCAGTGGCCCCAATCAAATCGGGCTGTTGTTGGCGGCAGCGGTGGCAGGCATCATCTCCATCCGCCTGGGGTACACCTGGGAGGAAATCCAGGAGAGCATGCTGCGAAGCATCAACTCCGCAATGGGGGCCATGCTCATCCTCCTGATGATAGGGGCACTTTCCGGCACGTGGCTGTTAAGCGGGGTGGTGCCAGCGATGATCTATTACGGGCTTAAAATACTCAACCCCACCATCTTCCTCTTTGCCGCCTGCATTGCCTGTGCCATTGTGTCGGTGGCCACGGGCAGCTCATGGACAACGGTGGCCACTATCGGGATTGCATTGTTGGGCATAGGCAAAGCCCTCGGCCTTGACGAAGGGATCATTGCCGGGGCCATTATATCGGGCGCTTATTTTGGGGACAAAATGTCCCCCCTCTCGGATACCACCAACCTTGCCCCCGCCATGGCCGGCACGGATTTGTTTACCCACATCAGGTACATGGCCATCACCACCATGCCTTCCATGCTGATTGCCCTGGCCATGTTCCTTGTCTGGGGCTTCATGCAGGATACCTCCGGAACGGTGGCCAATACCGATTCGGTACTATTGACCATCGAAAACACCTTTAACCTCAATCCCCTGCTTTTCCTGGTGCCTGTGGGCGTAGTGGTATTGATCGTAAAGAAAGTGCCTGCCTTGCCCGCCTTGCTGATAGGTTCTTTGCTGGGGGGCGTGTTTGCCATCATATTCCAACCCCATGTGATAGACCAAATCTCTGGCGTGGAAGGAAACTACGTAAAGTCTTCTTTCATTGCGGTCATGAACGCCATGACCACCACCATCAATGTGCAAACCGACAACCAGATGATAACCGACCTGCTTACCGGAAGGGGGATGGCGGGCATGCTGAACACCATTTGGCTGATCCTCACCGCCATGATCTTTGGTGGCATAATGGAGTCCTCAGGGTTGCTGCACAGGATTGCGGAAGAGATAATCAGGTTTGCCTGCAGCACCGGCTCTTTGGTGGCCTCCACTGCCGCCACTTGCGTGTTCTTCAACGTAACGGCCTCTGACCAGTACATGGCCATTGCCGTGCCCGGAAGGATGTTTGCCAACACGTACAGGGAGAGGGGCTACAAGCCCGAGCTACTAAGCAGGACACTCGAAGATTCCGGGACCGTTACCTCGGTGTTGGTCCCCTGGAACACTTGTGGCGCCACCCAGGCAGGGGTGCTGGGCGTGGCCACCATGGTGTATGCACCTTTTGCCTTTTTCTGCATCATCAGCCCTTTTATGACCGTGTTGCACGCCTACCTGAATTTCAAAATACAAAAGGACCCAGATGCCCGGCCAACCAACGGATAA
- a CDS encoding MFS transporter produces MMSVSSMVVFAGGLIGAKLAPIDKLATLPIACMVIGTASAVVPVTLLMKRIGRKNSFVLILVYSIAVAILAAFTVYGQAFYWFCATTFLFGATNACVMQFRFAAMESVSPELVPNAAASVLLGGIAAAFIGPEAAVSGKDLFPTEFLGSFLLLAMLFAMALLVLLAFKNPKIEQVGFENAPRALRAISKQPVFWVAILSAAVGYIVMSFIMTATPLSMHVMDGHSLDNTKWVIQSHIIAMYLPSIFAAWIVKKLGITRMMVLGLMAYLACIAIAHSGHYLGHYWVSLTLLGMGWNFLFIGGTTLLPQSYFANERFKVQAFNDFVVFGTQAVASLSAGWIVFAVGWETMLLFTLPIIVFQLVVIMKWALAKNKAQPVG; encoded by the coding sequence ATGATGTCCGTTTCCTCCATGGTGGTTTTTGCCGGAGGCCTGATTGGGGCCAAACTGGCCCCGATAGATAAACTGGCCACCCTGCCCATCGCCTGCATGGTGATAGGCACGGCCTCGGCCGTGGTGCCGGTAACCCTGCTGATGAAAAGGATTGGAAGGAAAAATTCGTTCGTCCTTATCCTGGTTTATTCCATTGCCGTTGCCATACTGGCGGCCTTTACTGTTTATGGGCAAGCTTTCTACTGGTTTTGTGCCACCACGTTTTTATTTGGCGCCACCAATGCCTGTGTAATGCAATTCAGGTTTGCGGCCATGGAAAGCGTTTCACCGGAACTCGTCCCCAACGCGGCCGCCAGCGTGCTCCTGGGCGGGATTGCCGCTGCCTTTATCGGCCCCGAAGCCGCGGTTTCCGGCAAAGACTTGTTCCCAACGGAATTCCTGGGGTCTTTTTTGCTGCTGGCCATGTTGTTTGCCATGGCCTTGCTGGTCTTGCTGGCTTTCAAAAACCCCAAAATAGAACAAGTCGGGTTTGAAAATGCCCCCAGGGCGCTCCGGGCCATTTCCAAACAACCGGTATTTTGGGTGGCCATACTCAGTGCCGCGGTAGGCTACATCGTCATGAGCTTTATTATGACCGCCACCCCTTTAAGCATGCACGTGATGGACGGGCACTCCCTGGACAATACCAAGTGGGTCATCCAAAGCCATATCATCGCCATGTACTTGCCTTCCATTTTTGCCGCCTGGATCGTGAAGAAACTTGGTATTACCCGAATGATGGTGCTTGGGCTAATGGCCTACCTGGCCTGCATAGCCATTGCCCATTCAGGCCACTACCTTGGCCATTACTGGGTTTCCCTCACTTTGCTCGGCATGGGTTGGAACTTCCTTTTTATCGGTGGCACCACATTGTTGCCCCAATCCTATTTTGCCAATGAACGGTTTAAAGTGCAGGCTTTTAACGACTTCGTGGTATTTGGCACTCAGGCCGTGGCCTCACTTTCGGCCGGGTGGATCGTGTTTGCCGTGGGTTGGGAAACCATGCTGTTGTTCACCCTGCCCATCATTGTGTTCCAGCTTGTTGTCATAATGAAATGGGCACTCGCTAAAAACAAAGCGCAACCGGTTGGGTAA
- a CDS encoding glycosyltransferase, with amino-acid sequence MMPRPLVSVVCLCYNHAAFVEESILSVIGQTYPSVELIVVDDASTDHSVEVIAPLVEKHGHIKFMPLAGNIGNCAAFNKGFERSRGQYIIDLAADDVLLPDRIERGVEALEGAGNDYGVQFSDAQLIDTEGNKIGLHSDTYPSATIPQGDIYKDVVARYFISGPTMLVRRQVFETLNGYDEALAYEDFDFWARSSRLYKYLYIPQPLVKRRVLWHSMKSRQFVRGSDQLRSTFAVCQKINEMNNTPEEKQALAQRIHYEIKVCLRLLDFGLAIDYFRLLKRIRR; translated from the coding sequence ATAATGCCGCGCCCATTGGTTTCCGTAGTATGCCTTTGTTACAACCATGCCGCCTTTGTGGAGGAATCAATTTTGTCCGTCATTGGCCAAACCTATCCTTCCGTGGAACTAATTGTGGTGGATGATGCCAGCACCGACCATAGTGTGGAGGTGATCGCGCCCCTGGTGGAAAAGCACGGGCATATAAAATTTATGCCCCTGGCCGGCAATATCGGGAACTGTGCCGCCTTCAACAAGGGGTTTGAACGAAGCCGGGGGCAGTATATTATAGACCTGGCCGCTGATGATGTTTTGCTCCCCGACCGGATTGAACGGGGGGTGGAGGCCCTGGAAGGTGCGGGCAATGATTACGGTGTCCAATTCTCCGATGCCCAATTGATCGACACAGAGGGCAACAAGATTGGGCTTCATTCGGATACCTACCCCAGTGCCACCATTCCGCAAGGGGATATTTACAAGGATGTGGTGGCCCGGTATTTTATATCAGGCCCCACCATGCTGGTAAGGCGCCAGGTTTTTGAAACCCTTAACGGCTACGATGAAGCCCTGGCGTACGAAGACTTTGATTTCTGGGCCCGCTCTTCCAGGCTTTACAAATACCTGTACATACCCCAGCCATTGGTCAAGAGAAGGGTGTTGTGGCATTCCATGAAAAGCCGGCAATTTGTCAGGGGGTCCGATCAGTTAAGGTCAACATTTGCCGTATGCCAAAAGATAAATGAGATGAACAATACCCCGGAAGAAAAGCAGGCGCTGGCCCAACGCATCCACTATGAGATAAAAGTTTGCCTACGGCTGTTGGACTTCGGCCTGGCCATCGATTATTTCAGGTTGCTGAAAAGGATCAGAAGGTGA
- a CDS encoding saccharopine dehydrogenase NADP-binding domain-containing protein, with amino-acid sequence MKKNIIVLGAGLVGRAMALDLAHDFNVTATDFDRKALDAFKNTEVKALKLDFSNTGELKKAIAPFDLVVGAVPGFMGFQTAKAVIESGKNMVDISFFPEDPFLLDELARKNNVTVVTDCGVAPGMGNIILGYHNERMKVERYECLVGGLPVVREWPYEYKAVFSPIDVIEEYIRPARYVQNGAVVIKEALSDTENVHFDGVGTLESWNSDGLRSLIKTMPNIPNMIEKTLRYPGCVEYLRVLRDSGFFSYDPVEINGQQVRPIDVTAKLLFPKWKLKPGEEEFTVMRIVIEGVEDGKNKKYQYHLLDRTEKETGILSMARTTGYTCTGAANLVVDGRFDRKGVNPPEFIGGHADHFQYMLQYLEARGVHYHVEGK; translated from the coding sequence ATGAAAAAAAACATTATCGTACTGGGTGCCGGATTGGTGGGAAGGGCAATGGCCCTTGACCTGGCCCATGATTTTAACGTTACTGCCACGGACTTCGACCGGAAAGCACTTGACGCATTTAAAAATACGGAGGTAAAGGCCCTGAAGCTGGATTTTTCCAATACGGGCGAGCTCAAAAAAGCCATCGCCCCTTTTGACCTGGTGGTGGGGGCCGTTCCGGGTTTTATGGGCTTCCAAACGGCCAAGGCCGTGATCGAGTCCGGGAAAAACATGGTGGACATTTCCTTCTTTCCCGAAGACCCTTTCCTTCTGGATGAGCTGGCCCGGAAAAACAATGTGACCGTGGTCACCGATTGTGGCGTGGCCCCCGGAATGGGGAACATCATCCTGGGGTACCACAACGAGCGCATGAAGGTGGAAAGGTATGAGTGCCTGGTGGGCGGCTTGCCGGTGGTGCGCGAATGGCCCTATGAGTACAAGGCCGTATTCTCCCCGATAGATGTAATAGAAGAGTACATTCGCCCGGCACGGTACGTGCAAAACGGGGCGGTGGTAATAAAGGAAGCCTTGTCGGATACCGAAAACGTTCACTTTGACGGGGTGGGCACCCTTGAATCCTGGAATTCGGACGGGCTGCGCTCCCTGATCAAGACCATGCCCAATATCCCCAACATGATAGAAAAAACGCTGAGGTACCCTGGTTGTGTGGAGTACCTGCGGGTGTTGCGCGATAGCGGGTTCTTCTCCTACGACCCCGTGGAAATAAACGGGCAACAGGTAAGGCCCATTGACGTGACGGCCAAACTTTTGTTCCCCAAATGGAAATTAAAACCGGGGGAAGAAGAATTTACCGTAATGCGGATAGTCATTGAAGGAGTGGAGGACGGGAAAAACAAAAAGTACCAGTACCACCTGCTCGACCGCACTGAAAAAGAAACCGGGATATTGTCGATGGCACGTACCACCGGTTATACCTGTACAGGAGCGGCCAACCTTGTGGTCGATGGGCGCTTTGACCGGAAAGGAGTAAACCCTCCCGAATTTATTGGCGGGCACGCAGACCATTTTCAATACATGCTGCAATACCTGGAGGCAAGGGGCGTACACTACCACGTGGAGGGCAAATAG
- a CDS encoding DUF4442 domain-containing protein yields MIGTAKILEKAKKSSFYKRVLEFLLNRMIPFNKPHGFRVVDIGEYHLKTCLPYRKSNFNHIKGLHACALATISEFTTGFLLATRLDAKKYRLIMQKLEMDYHYQGKMDAYAEFHINKEWLEDKIYFPLENVEAVVIVCEVNVHDKKGNHLTTGHVHWQVKDWKKVKTKVAA; encoded by the coding sequence ATGATAGGCACCGCCAAGATACTTGAAAAAGCAAAAAAGTCATCTTTTTACAAAAGGGTTCTTGAGTTTTTGCTCAACAGGATGATCCCCTTCAACAAGCCTCATGGCTTTCGCGTAGTGGACATCGGGGAGTATCATTTAAAAACGTGCCTGCCTTACAGGAAAAGCAATTTCAACCATATCAAAGGGCTACACGCATGTGCCCTGGCCACGATTTCGGAATTTACCACAGGGTTTTTGCTGGCCACCAGGCTGGATGCAAAAAAATACAGGCTCATCATGCAAAAACTGGAAATGGACTATCACTACCAGGGCAAGATGGATGCGTATGCGGAATTCCACATCAATAAGGAATGGCTTGAGGATAAGATTTATTTTCCCCTCGAAAACGTTGAGGCGGTGGTAATAGTGTGCGAGGTAAACGTGCACGACAAAAAGGGGAACCACCTTACCACCGGGCACGTGCACTGGCAGGTTAAGGATTGGAAAAAGGTAAAAACAAAAGTGGCTGCGTAA
- a CDS encoding GNAT family N-acetyltransferase, with amino-acid sequence MATENDKGAPGPDVRLLEGAVPTGFKLGYDESLFNSEVHRNIQSPGGWHSFHLLKMDKKKVMASVHFCVAKGVASSPALAPFGSFEMSPALSTAQLFDFIAFVEGQLLRHGAKKIVVKCPPQHYNTGPHNILSVLLFNHQYKARNAEIGAVIQVAKAPFTDRLDPWEKRKLKQGAKAGLKCTAVPLGHLHEIYHFILACRKERGQHLSMAFEALLGTVEKLKSRFVLFGVYHKGVLVAASIAIRVNKKVLYNFYSAHSQSSNPLSPVVFLIGEMYDWCGKHHIELLDLGTSALHGKPNFTLVDFKLRLGATPSMKLAFEKKLK; translated from the coding sequence ATGGCGACTGAAAACGACAAGGGCGCACCGGGACCGGATGTCCGGTTATTGGAGGGGGCAGTCCCCACCGGTTTCAAGTTGGGGTATGACGAATCCCTTTTCAATTCGGAAGTCCATAGGAATATTCAAAGCCCAGGGGGGTGGCACTCGTTCCACCTATTGAAAATGGACAAAAAAAAAGTAATGGCATCTGTCCATTTTTGCGTGGCCAAAGGGGTAGCGTCCAGCCCGGCCCTGGCCCCGTTTGGGTCTTTTGAAATGTCGCCCGCCCTTTCCACCGCGCAATTGTTTGATTTTATTGCGTTTGTTGAAGGGCAGTTACTAAGGCATGGGGCAAAGAAAATCGTGGTGAAGTGCCCACCCCAGCACTATAACACCGGGCCACACAACATTTTATCGGTCCTGCTCTTTAACCATCAGTACAAAGCCCGGAATGCGGAAATCGGTGCCGTCATCCAGGTGGCCAAAGCCCCGTTTACGGACAGGCTGGACCCCTGGGAGAAGCGGAAGTTAAAACAAGGGGCCAAGGCCGGCTTGAAGTGCACGGCCGTGCCCCTGGGCCACCTCCATGAAATTTACCATTTTATTTTGGCCTGCCGTAAGGAGCGGGGCCAGCACCTGAGCATGGCCTTTGAAGCCTTGCTGGGCACGGTGGAAAAATTGAAAAGCAGGTTTGTACTTTTTGGCGTTTACCACAAGGGGGTGTTGGTGGCCGCGTCCATAGCCATACGGGTGAACAAAAAAGTTTTATATAATTTTTATTCGGCCCACAGCCAGTCGTCCAATCCGCTAAGCCCCGTTGTGTTCCTGATTGGGGAAATGTACGATTGGTGCGGTAAGCACCACATCGAACTCCTCGACCTGGGGACTTCAGCCCTGCATGGAAAACCCAATTTTACATTGGTGGACTTTAAGCTTCGCCTGGGCGCAACGCCTTCCATGAAGCTGGCGTTTGAAAAAAAACTGAAATAA